One genomic window of Numida meleagris isolate 19003 breed g44 Domestic line chromosome 1, NumMel1.0, whole genome shotgun sequence includes the following:
- the B3GALT5 gene encoding beta-1,3-galactosyltransferase 5 — MDFRKFKVLVCLVGLSCASLCYFYMNLTGLSIFYGKKQNCILQTFRRFERNFLQLPDIECHKNPPFLVLLVASSSQDVDARMVIRQTWGKERTVAGKRLVTYFLLGAPVNLGQQADISAESQKYKDIIQKDFMDTYYNLTLKTMMGIEWVHRFCNQSSFVMKTDTDVFVNVFYLTELLLKKNRTTGLYTGFLKLHEHPIRKNESKWNVRMEEYSGKTYPPFCSGTGYVLSTDLASQIYNVSESISFIKLEDVFIGLCLDKLKIQPEELHSKQTFFPEKIPFSVSRFKKIVTCHKVSLFEQRSYWNQLVTEEHGIVL; from the coding sequence ATGgatttcagaaaattcaagGTGCTTGTGTGCCTTGTGGGGCTCAGCTGTGCCAGCTTATGTTATTTTTACATGAATTTGACTGGACTCTCTATattctatggaaaaaaacaaaattgcatACTACAAACATTTAGGAGATTTGAAAGAAACTTCTTGCAGCTCCCAGATATAGAATGCCATAAGAACCCGCCTTTCCTTGTCCTGCTTGTGGCATCCTCAAGTCAAGACGTCGATGCCAGGATGGTCATCCGGCAAAcctgggggaaggagagaaCGGTGGCTGGCAAGCGCCTGGTGACATATTTCCTCCTGGGAGCCCCTGTGAATCTTGGACAGCAGGCTGACATCAGTGCTGAAAGCcaaaaatacaaagacattATTCAAAAGGATTTTATGGACACATACTACAATTTGACTTTAAAGACCATGATGGGAATCGAATGGGTTCACCGGTTTTGTAACCAGTCCAGCTTTGTGATGAAAACTGACACAGATGTATTTGTCAATGTTTTTTACCTCACTGAGCtgcttctaaagaaaaataggaCCACAGGGCTTTACACAGGCTTTCTAAAACTGCATGAGCACCCCATaaggaaaaatgagagcaaGTGGAATGTGAGGATGGAGGAATACTCGGGTAAGACTTACCCGCCATTTTGTTCAGGGACTGGGTATGTTTTATCCACCGATCTTGCTAGTCAGATCTATAATGTTTCGGAGAGCATTTCATTCATCAAACTGGAGGATGTGTTCATAGGACTGTGCCTtgacaaattaaaaattcagCCAGAGGAACTTCAttcaaaacagacattttttccagaaaagattCCATTCTCTGTTTCTCGCTTTAAGAAGATTGTGACATGCCATAAAGTAAGCTTATTTGAACAGCGGAGCTACTGGAATCAGTTAGTGACAGAAGAACATGGGATCGTGCTCTAG